A genomic window from Scomber scombrus chromosome 18, fScoSco1.1, whole genome shotgun sequence includes:
- the LOC133999106 gene encoding transportin-2-like isoform X2, whose amino-acid sequence MEWQPDEQGLQQVLQLLKDSQSPNTVTQRAVQQKLEQLNQFPDFNNYLIFVLTRLKTEDEPTRSLSGLILKNNVKAHYQNFPSTVADFIKQECLNNIGDPSPLIRATIGILITTIASKGELQTWPELLPQLCNLLNSEDYNTCEGSFGALQKICEDSSELLDSDALNRPLNIMIPKFLQFFKHCSPKIRSHAIACVNQFIIGRAQALMDNIDTFIESLFALAADEDSEVRKNVCRALVMLLEVRIDRLIPHMHSIIQYMLQRTQDPDENVALEACEFWLTLAEQPICKEMLSGHLAQLTPILVNGMKYSEIDIILLKGDVEEDEAVPDSDQDIKPRFHKSRTVTLQHEGGEGEECEDIEEDDDDDDDTLSDWNLRKCSAAALDVLANVFRDDLLPHLLPLLKGLLFHPDWVIKESGILVLGAIAEGCMQGMVPYLPELIPHLIQCLCDKKALVRSIACWTLSRYAHWVVSQPPDSYLKPLMTELLKRILDGNKRVQEAACSAFATLEEEACTELVPYLSFILDTLVFAFGKYQHKNLLILYDAIGTLADSVGHHLNQPEYIQKLMPPLIAKWNELKDEDKDLFPLLECLSSVATALQSGFLPYCEPVYQRCVTLVQKTLAQAMMYNQHPDQYEAPDKDFMIVALDLLSGLAEGLGAHVEQLVARSNIMTLLFQCMQDTMPEVRQSSFALLGDLTKACFLHVKPCIAEFMPILGLNLNPEFISVCNNATWAIGEISMQMGAEMQPYVGMVLPHLVEIINRPNTPKTLLENTAITIGRLGYVCPQEVAPQLQHFIRPWCTSLRNIRDNEEKDSAFRGICVMIGVNPAGVVQDFIFFCDAVASWVNPKDDLRDMFYKILHGFKDQVGEENWQQFSEQFPPLLKERLSACYGV is encoded by the exons ATGGAGTGGCAGCCAGATGAGCAGGGACTTCAGCAAGTCCTCCAACTGCTCAAGGATTCACAGTCGCCCAACACAGTCACGCAGAGAGCTGTCCAACAA AAACTTGAACAACTGAACCAGTTCCCTGACTTCAACAACTATCTCATCTTTGTTCTCACACGACTCAAAACTGAAG ATGAGCCGACTCGCTCTTTGAGTGGTCTGATACTGAAGAACAATGTCAAGGCCCACTACCAGAACTTCCCCTCAACTGTTGCTGATTTCATCAAGCAGGAATGTCTCAACAACATCGGTGATCCCTCGCCGCTCATCCGTGCCACAATCG GCATCCTGATCACTACTATTGCCTCCAAGGGAGAGCTACAGACATGGCCAGAGCTGCTGCCCCAGCTCTGCAACTTGCTCAACTCAGAGGACTACAACACCTGCGAG GGCTCGTTTGGAGCACTGCAGAAGATCTGCGAGGACTCGTCCGAGCTGCTGGACAGCGACGCTTTGAACAGACCGCTCAACATCATGATACCTAAATTCCTTCAGTTCTTCAAGCACTGCAGCCCCAAGATTAG GTCACATGCCATAGCCTGTGTTAACCAGTTCATCATTGGAAGAGCGCAGGCCCTCATGGACAACATTGACACCTTCATAGAG AGCCTGTTTGCGCTGGCAGCAGATGAGGACTCCGAGGTTCGAAAGAACGTGTGCCGAGCCTTGGTCATGCTACTGGAGGTCCGCATCGACCGCCTCATTCCCCACATGCACAGCATCATCCAG TACATGCTGCAGCGGACCCAGGACCCGGATGAGAACGTGGCTTTGGAGGCCTGCGAGTTTTGGCTCACTCTAGCAGAGCAACCCATCTGCAAGGAGATGCTCTCCGGACACCTGGCGCA ACTGACCCCTATCTTGGTGAATGGGATGAAGTATTCAGAGATAGACATCATACTATTGAAG GGAGACGTGGAGGAGGACGAGGCCGTACCAGACAGCGATCAGGACATAAAGCCTCGTTTCCACAAGTCGCGCACTGTCACCTTACAGCacgaaggaggggagggagaggaatgCGAGGACATCGAAGAGGACGACGACGACGATGACGACACGCTGTCCGACTGGAACCTGC GAAAGTGTTCGGCTGCAGCGCTGGACGTGCTGGCCAACGTGTTTCGTGACGACCTGCTGCCCCACCTCTTGCCGCTCCTCAAAGGCCTGCTCTTCCACCCCGACTGGGTAATTAAGGAGTCCGGCATCCTGGTGTTGGGGGCCATAGCCGAGG GCTGCATGCAGGGTATGGTGCCCTACTTGCCAGAGCTCATCCCTCACCTCATCCAGTGTCTGTGTGACAAGAAGGCCCTGGTGCGCTCCATCGCCTGCTGGACCCTAAGTCGTTATGCACATTGGGTGGTCTCCCAGCCCCCGGACTCCTACCTTAAACCCCTCATGACAGAGCTTCTTAAACGCATCCTGGACGGCAACAAGAGGGTGCAGGAGGCGGCATGCAG TGCATTTGCCACCCTGGAAGAGGAGGCATGTACAGAGCTGGTGCCCTACCTGAGCTTCATCTTGGACACGCTGGTCTTCGCTTTTGGGAAGTACCAGCACAAGAACCTCCTCATCCTCTACGATGCCATAGGAACTCTGGCAGACTCAGTGGGTCATCACCTGAATCAACCT GAGTACATTCAGAAGTTGATGCCCCCCCTTATTGCCAAGTGGAACGAGCTGAAGGATGAAGACAAGGATCTGTTCCCACTGCTGGAG tGTCTGTCGTCAGTAGCCACCGCCCTCCAGAGTGGGTTTTTGCCTTATTGTGAGCCCGTCTATCAGCGCTGTGTCACACTAGTCCAGAAGACACTAGCTCAGGCTATG ATGTACAACCAGCATCCAGACCAGTATGAGGCTCCTGACAAGGATTTTATGATCGTGGCTCTGGATCTGCTCAGTGGCTTGGCTGAGGGTTTGGGGGCTCATGTGGAGCAGCTAGTAGCCCGCTCTAACATTATGACCCTGCTTTTCCAGTGCATGCAG GACACTATGCCTGAAGTGAGGCAAAGCTCCTTTGCTCTGCTGGGTGATCTAACAAAGGCCTGCTTCCTCCATGTTAAGCCCTGCATTG CTGAGTTCATGCCCATCCTGGGGCTCAACCTGAACCCAGAGTTTATCTCGGTGTGTAACAACGCCACCTGGGCCATCGGAGAGATCTCGATGCAAATGG gTGCAGAGATGCAGCCGTATGTGGGCATGGTTTTGCCACATCTGGTGGAGATCATCAATAGACCCAACACACCCAAGACTCTGCTGGAaaacacag CCATTACGATTGGCAGACTCGGTTACGTGTGTCCTCAGGAAGTGGCTCCACAGCTTCAGCATTTCATTAGACCATG GTGCACGTCATTGAGGAATATCCGAGATAATGAAGAGAAGGACTCAGCTTTCCGGGGAATCTGCGTGATGATCGGCGTCAACCCAGCAGGAGTGGTGCAG gactttattttcttctgtgaTGCTGTGGCCTCCTGGGTCAACCCCAAAGATGACCTGAGAGACATGTTTTATAAG ATCTTACATGGCTTCAAGGACCAGgttggggaggagaactggcagCAGTTCTCTGAGCAGTTCCCTCCTTTGTTGAAGGAGCGCCTGTCGGCGTGCTATGGTGTCTAA
- the LOC133999106 gene encoding transportin-2-like isoform X1, protein MEWQPDEQGLQQVLQLLKDSQSPNTVTQRAVQQKLEQLNQFPDFNNYLIFVLTRLKTEDEPTRSLSGLILKNNVKAHYQNFPSTVADFIKQECLNNIGDPSPLIRATIGILITTIASKGELQTWPELLPQLCNLLNSEDYNTCEGSFGALQKICEDSSELLDSDALNRPLNIMIPKFLQFFKHCSPKIRSHAIACVNQFIIGRAQALMDNIDTFIESLFALAADEDSEVRKNVCRALVMLLEVRIDRLIPHMHSIIQYMLQRTQDPDENVALEACEFWLTLAEQPICKEMLSGHLAQLTPILVNGMKYSEIDIILLKGDVEEDEAVPDSDQDIKPRFHKSRTVTLQHEGGEGEECEDIEEDDDDDDDTLSDWNLRKCSAAALDVLANVFRDDLLPHLLPLLKGLLFHPDWVIKESGILVLGAIAEGCMQGMVPYLPELIPHLIQCLCDKKALVRSIACWTLSRYAHWVVSQPPDSYLKPLMTELLKRILDGNKRVQEAACSAFATLEEEACTELVPYLSFILDTLVFAFGKYQHKNLLILYDAIGTLADSVGHHLNQPEYIQKLMPPLIAKWNELKDEDKDLFPLLECLSSVATALQSGFLPYCEPVYQRCVTLVQKTLAQAMMYNQHPDQYEAPDKDFMIVALDLLSGLAEGLGAHVEQLVARSNIMTLLFQCMQDTMPEVRQSSFALLGDLTKACFLHVKPCIAEFMPILGLNLNPEFISVCNNATWAIGEISMQMGKDVKQETEDCPGAEMQPYVGMVLPHLVEIINRPNTPKTLLENTAITIGRLGYVCPQEVAPQLQHFIRPWCTSLRNIRDNEEKDSAFRGICVMIGVNPAGVVQDFIFFCDAVASWVNPKDDLRDMFYKILHGFKDQVGEENWQQFSEQFPPLLKERLSACYGV, encoded by the exons ATGGAGTGGCAGCCAGATGAGCAGGGACTTCAGCAAGTCCTCCAACTGCTCAAGGATTCACAGTCGCCCAACACAGTCACGCAGAGAGCTGTCCAACAA AAACTTGAACAACTGAACCAGTTCCCTGACTTCAACAACTATCTCATCTTTGTTCTCACACGACTCAAAACTGAAG ATGAGCCGACTCGCTCTTTGAGTGGTCTGATACTGAAGAACAATGTCAAGGCCCACTACCAGAACTTCCCCTCAACTGTTGCTGATTTCATCAAGCAGGAATGTCTCAACAACATCGGTGATCCCTCGCCGCTCATCCGTGCCACAATCG GCATCCTGATCACTACTATTGCCTCCAAGGGAGAGCTACAGACATGGCCAGAGCTGCTGCCCCAGCTCTGCAACTTGCTCAACTCAGAGGACTACAACACCTGCGAG GGCTCGTTTGGAGCACTGCAGAAGATCTGCGAGGACTCGTCCGAGCTGCTGGACAGCGACGCTTTGAACAGACCGCTCAACATCATGATACCTAAATTCCTTCAGTTCTTCAAGCACTGCAGCCCCAAGATTAG GTCACATGCCATAGCCTGTGTTAACCAGTTCATCATTGGAAGAGCGCAGGCCCTCATGGACAACATTGACACCTTCATAGAG AGCCTGTTTGCGCTGGCAGCAGATGAGGACTCCGAGGTTCGAAAGAACGTGTGCCGAGCCTTGGTCATGCTACTGGAGGTCCGCATCGACCGCCTCATTCCCCACATGCACAGCATCATCCAG TACATGCTGCAGCGGACCCAGGACCCGGATGAGAACGTGGCTTTGGAGGCCTGCGAGTTTTGGCTCACTCTAGCAGAGCAACCCATCTGCAAGGAGATGCTCTCCGGACACCTGGCGCA ACTGACCCCTATCTTGGTGAATGGGATGAAGTATTCAGAGATAGACATCATACTATTGAAG GGAGACGTGGAGGAGGACGAGGCCGTACCAGACAGCGATCAGGACATAAAGCCTCGTTTCCACAAGTCGCGCACTGTCACCTTACAGCacgaaggaggggagggagaggaatgCGAGGACATCGAAGAGGACGACGACGACGATGACGACACGCTGTCCGACTGGAACCTGC GAAAGTGTTCGGCTGCAGCGCTGGACGTGCTGGCCAACGTGTTTCGTGACGACCTGCTGCCCCACCTCTTGCCGCTCCTCAAAGGCCTGCTCTTCCACCCCGACTGGGTAATTAAGGAGTCCGGCATCCTGGTGTTGGGGGCCATAGCCGAGG GCTGCATGCAGGGTATGGTGCCCTACTTGCCAGAGCTCATCCCTCACCTCATCCAGTGTCTGTGTGACAAGAAGGCCCTGGTGCGCTCCATCGCCTGCTGGACCCTAAGTCGTTATGCACATTGGGTGGTCTCCCAGCCCCCGGACTCCTACCTTAAACCCCTCATGACAGAGCTTCTTAAACGCATCCTGGACGGCAACAAGAGGGTGCAGGAGGCGGCATGCAG TGCATTTGCCACCCTGGAAGAGGAGGCATGTACAGAGCTGGTGCCCTACCTGAGCTTCATCTTGGACACGCTGGTCTTCGCTTTTGGGAAGTACCAGCACAAGAACCTCCTCATCCTCTACGATGCCATAGGAACTCTGGCAGACTCAGTGGGTCATCACCTGAATCAACCT GAGTACATTCAGAAGTTGATGCCCCCCCTTATTGCCAAGTGGAACGAGCTGAAGGATGAAGACAAGGATCTGTTCCCACTGCTGGAG tGTCTGTCGTCAGTAGCCACCGCCCTCCAGAGTGGGTTTTTGCCTTATTGTGAGCCCGTCTATCAGCGCTGTGTCACACTAGTCCAGAAGACACTAGCTCAGGCTATG ATGTACAACCAGCATCCAGACCAGTATGAGGCTCCTGACAAGGATTTTATGATCGTGGCTCTGGATCTGCTCAGTGGCTTGGCTGAGGGTTTGGGGGCTCATGTGGAGCAGCTAGTAGCCCGCTCTAACATTATGACCCTGCTTTTCCAGTGCATGCAG GACACTATGCCTGAAGTGAGGCAAAGCTCCTTTGCTCTGCTGGGTGATCTAACAAAGGCCTGCTTCCTCCATGTTAAGCCCTGCATTG CTGAGTTCATGCCCATCCTGGGGCTCAACCTGAACCCAGAGTTTATCTCGGTGTGTAACAACGCCACCTGGGCCATCGGAGAGATCTCGATGCAAATGG GCAAAGATGTCAAGCAGGAAACAGAGGATTGTCCAG gTGCAGAGATGCAGCCGTATGTGGGCATGGTTTTGCCACATCTGGTGGAGATCATCAATAGACCCAACACACCCAAGACTCTGCTGGAaaacacag CCATTACGATTGGCAGACTCGGTTACGTGTGTCCTCAGGAAGTGGCTCCACAGCTTCAGCATTTCATTAGACCATG GTGCACGTCATTGAGGAATATCCGAGATAATGAAGAGAAGGACTCAGCTTTCCGGGGAATCTGCGTGATGATCGGCGTCAACCCAGCAGGAGTGGTGCAG gactttattttcttctgtgaTGCTGTGGCCTCCTGGGTCAACCCCAAAGATGACCTGAGAGACATGTTTTATAAG ATCTTACATGGCTTCAAGGACCAGgttggggaggagaactggcagCAGTTCTCTGAGCAGTTCCCTCCTTTGTTGAAGGAGCGCCTGTCGGCGTGCTATGGTGTCTAA